Proteins from a single region of Vulgatibacter sp.:
- a CDS encoding sigma-70 family RNA polymerase sigma factor: protein MEHLAPPTSNPITPRQLEEHRTALTGHCYRMLASATEADDAVQETMLRAIRRLDQFEGRSSLRTWLYRIATRVCLDAIDERKRRARPMDLRPVGNVDEELLALPGDRWIEPIPDAQALPTDANPAELVAMRQSIRLAFIAALQHLPPKQRAVLLLTEVLDWPAADVAACLETSVAAVNSALQRARATIGSKELDGLHAPLSEPKAALLQRYVEAFERYDMDALAAVLREDATMCMPPFDLWLQGQQSIRDWMLGRGIACNGSRLVPTAACGLPAFGQYKPAPGGGPHQPWSLVVLEVDGDRIGTLHHFLDTQTLFPRFGLPMELSADR, encoded by the coding sequence ATGGAACATCTCGCCCCTCCGACCTCGAATCCGATCACCCCGCGGCAGCTCGAGGAGCACCGCACCGCCCTCACCGGCCACTGCTACCGCATGCTCGCCTCCGCCACGGAGGCGGACGACGCGGTGCAGGAGACGATGCTGCGCGCGATCCGCCGGCTCGATCAGTTCGAGGGACGCTCCTCGCTGCGCACCTGGCTCTACCGCATCGCCACCCGCGTCTGCCTCGACGCCATCGACGAGCGCAAGCGGCGCGCCCGGCCGATGGATCTTCGGCCGGTGGGCAACGTGGACGAGGAGCTCCTCGCCCTGCCCGGTGATCGGTGGATCGAGCCGATTCCCGACGCGCAGGCGCTCCCCACCGACGCCAACCCCGCCGAGCTGGTGGCGATGCGCCAGAGCATCCGGCTGGCGTTCATCGCGGCGCTCCAGCACCTGCCGCCGAAGCAGCGCGCGGTGCTGCTCCTCACCGAGGTCCTCGACTGGCCTGCGGCCGACGTGGCCGCCTGCCTCGAGACCAGCGTCGCCGCGGTGAACAGCGCCCTGCAGCGGGCCCGGGCCACCATCGGCTCGAAGGAGCTCGACGGGCTCCACGCGCCGCTGTCCGAGCCCAAGGCGGCGCTGCTCCAGCGCTACGTGGAGGCCTTCGAGCGCTACGACATGGACGCGCTCGCCGCGGTGCTCCGCGAGGACGCCACCATGTGCATGCCGCCCTTCGACCTCTGGCTCCAGGGCCAGCAGTCGATCCGCGACTGGATGCTGGGCCGGGGCATCGCCTGCAACGGCTCGCGGCTCGTTCCCACCGCGGCGTGCGGCCTGCCCGCCTTCGGGCAGTACAAGCCGGCGCCCGGCGGCGGTCCGCACCAGCCCTGGTCCCTCGTCGTGCTCGAGGTGGACGGCGATCGGATCGGCACCCTCCACCACTTCCTCGACACCCAGACGCTCTTTCCCCGCTTCGGCCTGCCCATGGAACTGTCGGCCGACCGATGA